A window of Diospyros lotus cultivar Yz01 chromosome 14, ASM1463336v1, whole genome shotgun sequence contains these coding sequences:
- the LOC127790513 gene encoding uncharacterized protein LOC127790513, whose amino-acid sequence MDRTDDAIDADTVPQSTSVGTVEDVPVPQPDRGADSVMDNAAHVAEHHLQLEGTGDEVPQNLSPTDVAEVVMQIAAEAALRHLDPHDEDNPNPPEGYGDYIRSDKEIARDTGYIVHLIPNDLRCIAESPNWVEAAHIDSYMCCLRRIIKTQSSGVYDTNYALMSSSLFVLMVLHWNNTYAGKRFVPGNAIVPDSWLNFVQGQSDDERPWWTVEFVLLPCSINNGHWVLANICLKQGKVVVYDSLAKSTDSRKSRVTAMQALVSLLPILLVQSGYYEHLSKDAPAYKKWALEILDPGKVAVPQQPNGHSCGVYVMKYVMDILRHSEDQWVNNHSMGDMTSLRQKFAMFLYRHSSVVDS is encoded by the exons ATGGACAGGACCGACGATGCAATTGATGCGGATACAGTGCCGCAGTCCACATCTGTTGGGACAGTGGAGGATGTTCCTGTTCCTCAACCGGACAGAGGGGCAGACAGTGTGATGGATAATGCGGCTCATGTTGCGGAACACCACCTGCAGCTAGAGGGGACCGGGGATGAAGTCCCTCAAAATCTATCACCCACTGATGTTGCCGAGGTGGTCATGCAGATAGCAGCTGAAGCAGCGCTTCGCCACCTGGACCCGCACGATGAGGATAATCCTAACCCCCCCGAGGGCTACGGTGATTACATACGGTCGGATAAAGAGATTGC GCGGGACACAGGGTACATTGTCCATCTAATACCCAATGACCTTCGATGCATAGCGGAATCGCCTAACTGGGTAGAGGCGGCTCACATCGACAGTTATATGTGTTGCCTCCGACGAATAATCAAGACGCAGTCTAGTGGTGTATATGACACCAATTACGCACTGATGTCGTCATCACTATTT GTACTTATGGTATTGCACTGGAACAATACATATGCCGGGAAGCGGTTCGTGCCTGGTAATGCGATTGTCCCAGACAGTTGGCTGAATTTTGTCCAAGGCCAGTCTGATGATGAACGCCCGTGGTGGACAGTAGAATTC GTGTTGCTCCCATGCAGTATAAATAACGGTCACTGGGTCCTTGCGAATATTTGCCTGAAGCAGGGGAAAGTTGTTGTATATGACTCCCTTGCCAAGTCAACAGATAGCAGGAAGTCCAGGGTGACGGCCATGCAGGCATTGGTCAGCCTCCTCCCCATTCTCCTGGTGCAGAGTGGATATTATGAGCATCTATCCAAAGATGCGCCTGCTTACAAAAAATGGGCGTTGGAGATTCTTGATCCGGGGAAGGTGGCGGTGCCGCAGCAACCTAACGG GCACTCCTGCGGAGTGTACGTTATGAAGTACGTTATGGACATATTGCGGCACAGCGAGGACCAGTGGGTGAACAATCACAGCATGGGTGATATGACAAGTCTCCGCCAGAAGTTTGCGATGtttttgtatagacatagcAGTGTAGTTGATAGTTAA
- the LOC127790923 gene encoding uncharacterized protein LOC127790923, with amino-acid sequence MVKSRRPVFVVVMYGGQWQYDVDAKEYKYMTEECGPVLRVEPDCTLDQLVSSLYSKFNVSTAEKSVVLKYKYKHSVPSALPLEIRNDTDVECFLLECSRIESRSPLCVDFVDRLLPRTEPKEVVAENSPLTCLGIDSPTSLKDEVNRDDALDGNGYEDVKRDDAGHGFEDAFNADDAKNLYIINVDSRDYAEQPTFLPSSRLSRVSAGTSSVASDVELNEIFSSKSELHERMSLLALKNNYEYRVVKSTKKVVYMKCKHGDCKWRLRAATLGTSFGWTVRKYVNTHSCSSLIMRHDHCQAKSRIIGSYIKSSFEDVERIYKPKNIVHDIRKDFGVNISYEKAWRSREKALDMIRGGAEESFQLLPSYLYMLKLNNPGTIAEFESDSGNRFKYLFMAIGACLAGFRSKMRPVIAVDACFLKGKYLGSLFVATCKDGNNHVYPIAWGVGDSENDASWEWFFNKLRSALGDDTPDFVFVSDRHKSIHKAVTTVFPNSLHVSCIYHIGQNIKAKFKKENVHALFYKAAKAYLQSEFNEYFIELERYAPAIGAYLREAGFSRWACAYSDGKRFDIMTTNIAECLNAALADVRKLPIQCLMEYIRNMLQQWFYERWGDASKMGGYITAWAEGEIGKRLALSRNWRPEPIDMYRFNVHDGHFGGIVDLKARTCTCRVFDFDKFPCGHALAAARSRNIHPYSLCSSYYQTEALLCAYADPIMPVGSQADWIVLAKIASIKLLRPANRRKRGRRQICRIPSAGEEKRRVKCSRCGLIGHNRQTCSNPITLLS; translated from the coding sequence ATGGTTAAATCTCGAAGACCTGTCTTTGTTGTTGTGATGTATGGAGGTCAGTGGCAATATGATGTTGATGCGAAAGAATATAAATACATGACCGAAGAATGTGGGCCGGTACTACGTGTGGAACCGGATTGCACACTCGACCAACTAGTAAGTTCCCTATACAGCAAGTTCAACGTTAGTACGGCGGAGAAGTCAGTTGTGCTGAAGTACAAGTATAAGCACTCAGTTCCATCCGCACTTCCATTGGAGATACGTAATGATACAGATGTTGAGTGCTTTCTATTGGAATGCTCTCGGATAGAGTCCAGAAGCCCATTGTGTGTTGATTTTGTGGATAGATTACTACCGCGGACAGAACCTAAGGAAGTGGTGGCGGAGAATTCTCCCCTAACATGCTTGGGCATCGATAGTCCGACATCGTTGAAAGACGAGGTTAATCGCGATGATGCTTTGGATGGAAATGGTTATGAAGATGTTAAACGGGATGATGCTGGACATGGTTTTGAAGATGCATTCAATGCTGATGATGCTAAAAATTTGTACATTATCAATGTAGACTCACGGGATTATGCTGAGCAGCCTACTTTTCTCCCATCTTCGAGATTATCAAGGGTTAGTGCGGGAACATCGTCGGTTGCGTCAGATGTTGAGTTGAACGAAATTTTTTCGTCAAAATCAGAATTGCATGAACGGATGAGTTTGTTGGCTTTGAAGAATAATTACGAATACAGAGTGGTCAAGTCAACTAAGAAGGTAGTTTACATGAAATGTAAGCACGGTGATTGTAAATGGCGGTTGAGGGCAGCCACGCTTGGCACTTCTTTTGGTTGGACAGTTAGGAAATATGTAAATACTCATTCATGTTCATCTTTAATAATGCGCCACGATCATTGTCAGGCGAAGAGCAGAATAATTGGTTCTTATATAAAAAGCAGTTTCGAGGATGTTGAGCGTATTTATAAGCCTAAGAACATTGTCCACGATATTCGCAAGGACTTTGGGGTCAACATAAGTTATGAAAAGGCATGGAGATCGCGGGAAAAGGCTCTGGACATGATCAGGGGGGGTGCGGAGGAATCATTCCAGTTGCTTCCATCTTATCTGTACATGTTGAAGTTGAATAACCCCGGGACTATTGCAGAATTCGAGAGTGACAGTGGGAACAGATTCAAGTACCTTTTTATGGCCATTGGTGCATGCCTTGCCGGATTTCGTAGCAAGATGCGGCCTGTCATTGCAGTGGACGCTTGTTTCCTTAAGGGCAAGTATCTTGGTAGTTTGTTTGTTGCCACGTGCAAAGACGGTAACAATCATGTTTATCCTATAGCGTGGGGAGTCGGAGATTCTGAGAATGATGCCTCATGGGAATGGTTCTTCAATAAATTGCGCTCTGCCCTTGGTGATGATACACCTGATTTCGTATTTGTGTCTGACCGGCATAAGAGCATCCATAAGGCAGTCACGACTGTGTTTCCTAACTCATTGCACGTTTCATGTATATATCATATTGGCCAAAACATAAAGGCTAAattcaaaaaggaaaatgtgCATGCTCTGTTCTACAAGGCTGCGAAGGCATATCTACAATCAGAATTTAATGAATACTTTATTGAGCTCGAGCGATATGCTCCAGCCATCGGTGCCTATCTTAGAGAGGCTGGTTTCAGTCGTTGGGCATGTGCATATTCGGATGGCAAGAGGTTTGATATAATGACCACAAACATTGCGGAATGCCTTAATGCAGCTCTGGCGGATGTGCGTAAATTGCCGATTCAATGTTTGATGGAGTATATCAGGAATATGCTGCAACAATGGTTTTATGAGAGATGGGGTGATGCTAGTAAAATGGGTGGATATATAACAGCTTGGGCTGAGGGAGAAATAGGCAAAAGATTGGCATTATCCCGGAATTGGCGTCCAGAGCCGATTGATATGTATAGATTCAATGTTCATGATGGTCACTTTGGGGGTATTGTCGACCTGAAAGCGAGAACTTGCACTTGTAGAGTGTTTGATTTCGATAAATTTCCATGTGGTCATGCCCTGGCTGCTGCACGTTCACGCAATATTCACCCATACAGTTTGTGCTCCTCATACTACCAAACAGAAGCTCTGCTGTGTGCCTATGCCGATCCGATAATGCCTGTGGGCAGCCAAGCCGACTGGATCGTGTTGGCGAAAATTGCGTCTATTAAATTGCTACGTCCGGCAAATAGACGCAAACGTGGAAGACGTCAGATTTGTCGAATTCCCTCAGCCggtgaagagaagagaagggtaAAATGCAGTCGTTGTGGTCTAATTGGTCATAATCGCCAAACTTGCTCTAATCCAATAACTTTGCTGTCATAA